The candidate division WOR-3 bacterium genome includes a window with the following:
- a CDS encoding DUF4097 family beta strand repeat protein yields the protein MRHRLFLTGGIAIFALTCVLTYRLELPQLHTKPARLVLVLNVNSHNGAVTANTTTDTVISVLITRYAYGRDSGDARRRVEQVVITDTLIGSNWTLNAEIPPATQPIGAVFDIQAPRTVDLNLATSNGKITVNGFEADVTVNTSNSPVVFTGTKGDGTITTTNGKVTVQVHSGAMTIQTSNGEIDCDIAYLPAMKSVQLRTSNGKVTLRLPPDVSATITATTTNGTVVVTGYQVQYQEQSRSHIRAKIGSGASPININTTNGDILIQSRY from the coding sequence ATGAGACACCGGTTGTTTCTCACTGGCGGTATTGCGATTTTTGCCCTGACCTGTGTTCTTACCTACCGGCTGGAACTGCCTCAGTTGCATACCAAGCCGGCACGCCTAGTCTTGGTGCTGAATGTTAACAGCCACAACGGTGCGGTAACGGCAAACACAACTACGGATACCGTTATTTCGGTACTGATAACCCGCTATGCCTATGGCAGAGACAGTGGCGATGCCCGAAGGCGTGTTGAGCAGGTTGTCATCACCGATACCTTAATTGGGAGTAACTGGACGCTTAATGCGGAAATTCCTCCCGCGACCCAGCCAATCGGTGCGGTTTTTGATATCCAAGCCCCGCGCACGGTTGATTTGAACCTCGCCACGAGCAACGGTAAGATTACGGTGAACGGTTTTGAAGCCGATGTGACGGTTAACACGAGTAATAGCCCGGTGGTTTTTACCGGTACAAAGGGCGATGGCACAATCACCACGACCAATGGCAAGGTTACGGTTCAGGTCCATTCCGGGGCGATGACCATCCAGACATCAAACGGCGAAATTGATTGCGACATCGCCTATCTGCCGGCAATGAAGTCGGTGCAACTGAGAACCAGCAATGGTAAGGTTACGCTGCGGCTGCCACCGGATGTGTCGGCGACGATTACGGCAACCACGACAAACGGTACGGTGGTTGTCACCGGGTATCAGGTGCAGTATCAGGAGCAGAGTCGAAGCCATATCCGGGCAAAGATTGGCTCGGGCGCTTCACCAATCAACATTAACACAACCAACGGCGACATTTTAATTCAGTCCCGTTATTGA
- the trxA gene encoding thioredoxin has protein sequence MAEEKGLVSHLTDENFDTEINNSTIPVMVDFWAPWCGPCRMLAPILEKIAVRFEGKLKVAKVNVDENPGVAGRFGIMSIPTLILFKGGKETERMVGAMPEGVLAEKLNQLLG, from the coding sequence ATGGCAGAGGAGAAAGGTCTGGTAAGCCATCTGACCGATGAAAATTTTGACACCGAAATCAACAACTCAACCATTCCGGTAATGGTCGACTTCTGGGCGCCCTGGTGTGGTCCCTGCCGGATGCTGGCACCGATTCTTGAGAAGATTGCGGTGCGGTTTGAAGGGAAATTGAAGGTGGCAAAGGTCAATGTGGATGAGAACCCCGGGGTGGCAGGTAGATTCGGAATTATGAGCATTCCGACCCTGATACTGTTCAAAGGGGGCAAGGAGACCGAACGGATGGTCGGAGCAATGCCCGAGGGAGTTCTCGCCGAAAAACTGAATCAGCTGTTAGGCTAA
- a CDS encoding FAD-binding oxidoreductase, giving the protein MLLPRVVARLKEICASERVITDPEKLIDYSHDESPEKPHLPDLLVKPVTVDEISEVVRLAQEEKIPVTPRGLGTGLAGGAVPVQGGIVLSTELMDKVIEVDPDNLMVRTQPGVRTVRVQEACAGFNLYYPVDPASLDDCSIGGNVATNAGGARAFKYGVTGDYVTGIQAVLADGSVLNYGGKLRKNVTGYDLNKLFIGSEGTLGIITEITFRLVPKPRYQVDLLIPFPNLRLGVELVLKLVKEKRFVPAVIEFIEKKGIEACARVFQENLPFKEAAVQVLIEVEGSEKEKVLEDAIAVAQMAKELGAEEPLIADNQASQARLWKTRRSVAKTLKQVYPEVMAEDIVVPLARLPETVEFITELEKRFQTVIVPFGHIGDGNIHVDICRQGNDRANWQKTCARIVDQLIEFVVRVGGQITAEHGIGSLKKHLLKKGLSEVEIGVMKEIKRALDPDGLLNPGKIFP; this is encoded by the coding sequence ATGCTTTTGCCCCGGGTCGTTGCCCGGTTGAAAGAGATTTGTGCTTCCGAACGGGTGATAACCGACCCGGAAAAACTGATTGACTATAGCCACGACGAAAGTCCGGAAAAGCCCCACCTGCCGGACCTACTCGTGAAGCCGGTAACGGTTGACGAGATTAGTGAAGTCGTCAGGCTGGCACAGGAGGAGAAAATACCGGTGACACCGCGTGGTCTCGGTACCGGGCTGGCTGGTGGTGCGGTGCCGGTTCAGGGTGGGATTGTTCTGTCAACCGAACTGATGGATAAGGTGATTGAGGTTGACCCGGACAATCTGATGGTTCGGACGCAACCCGGGGTGAGAACCGTGCGGGTTCAGGAAGCCTGCGCCGGGTTCAATCTTTACTATCCGGTGGACCCGGCATCGCTTGACGACTGCTCAATCGGCGGGAATGTCGCAACCAATGCGGGTGGGGCTCGGGCGTTCAAGTACGGCGTGACCGGCGACTATGTAACCGGAATTCAGGCGGTACTGGCAGACGGTAGTGTGCTCAACTACGGCGGCAAGTTAAGGAAAAATGTCACGGGCTATGACCTGAACAAACTTTTCATCGGTTCCGAAGGCACACTGGGCATCATCACCGAAATCACCTTCCGGCTCGTGCCCAAACCCCGTTATCAGGTTGACCTGTTAATCCCCTTTCCGAATTTGCGGCTCGGAGTGGAACTGGTGTTGAAACTGGTAAAAGAGAAGCGGTTTGTGCCAGCGGTGATTGAGTTCATTGAGAAAAAAGGGATCGAAGCCTGTGCCCGGGTGTTTCAGGAAAACCTGCCGTTTAAAGAGGCGGCGGTGCAGGTTCTAATTGAGGTTGAAGGCAGCGAAAAGGAGAAGGTGCTGGAGGATGCGATAGCGGTGGCACAGATGGCAAAGGAACTGGGCGCCGAGGAGCCGCTTATTGCCGACAATCAAGCCAGTCAGGCAAGGCTCTGGAAAACCCGGCGCTCAGTTGCCAAGACCCTGAAACAGGTTTATCCGGAGGTGATGGCAGAGGACATCGTGGTACCGCTGGCGCGGCTGCCCGAAACCGTGGAGTTTATCACCGAGTTAGAAAAGCGATTTCAAACGGTAATCGTGCCCTTTGGCCACATCGGTGATGGCAACATCCATGTTGACATCTGCCGGCAGGGCAATGACCGGGCAAACTGGCAGAAAACCTGTGCCCGGATTGTTGACCAGTTGATTGAGTTTGTTGTCAGGGTCGGGGGCCAGATAACTGCGGAGCACGGTATCGGTTCGCTTAAAAAGCACCTTTTGAAAAAGGGGCTTTCCGAGGTTGAGATTGGGGTAATGAAGGAGATAAAACGGGCACTGGACCCGGATGGTCTTTTAAACCCAGGGAAAATCTTTCCCTGA
- a CDS encoding DUF3795 domain-containing protein — MLKKDKKTKLKDVAYCSLFCGLCSSKNRIPQQAKALRQTMHNEGWDLWGNEFAGFKEFWKFLNGLVKGACSGCRQGGGPPFCGIRKCARERKVEVCVFCSDWPCERIKGLAKGYHTLIPDAERMKRIGLDRWLKEQAQRAKAGFCYCDIRCQPYTIAKD; from the coding sequence GTGTTAAAGAAAGATAAGAAGACAAAGCTGAAGGATGTGGCGTATTGCAGTTTGTTTTGCGGTCTTTGTTCATCCAAGAATCGGATACCGCAACAGGCAAAGGCGCTGCGGCAGACGATGCACAATGAGGGCTGGGATTTGTGGGGAAATGAGTTTGCCGGATTTAAGGAGTTCTGGAAGTTTCTCAATGGGCTGGTAAAAGGAGCCTGTTCAGGCTGTCGGCAGGGTGGCGGTCCACCGTTTTGCGGAATCAGAAAGTGTGCCCGGGAAAGAAAGGTTGAGGTGTGCGTATTCTGTTCGGATTGGCCCTGCGAGCGGATTAAAGGGCTGGCAAAGGGTTATCATACCCTGATTCCTGATGCGGAGCGGATGAAGAGAATTGGTCTGGATAGATGGCTGAAGGAACAGGCACAAAGGGCAAAGGCCGGGTTCTGTTATTGTGATATTCGTTGCCAGCCCTATACGATTGCCAAGGATTGA
- a CDS encoding DUF3795 domain-containing protein codes for MKEKMVAYCGIVCSDCPAFIATQNGDEKLLAETAKKWSSPTWEVKPEDIICDGCVQGKRRAKFCYECPTRNCGVTRQVKNCGWCDDYPCETLKGHWERFKIPEQEKVLDEEHRQKQATKGKGG; via the coding sequence ATGAAGGAAAAAATGGTCGCATATTGCGGGATAGTATGCAGTGACTGTCCGGCGTTTATTGCGACTCAGAATGGGGACGAGAAGTTGCTTGCCGAGACCGCAAAGAAGTGGTCATCACCGACCTGGGAGGTTAAGCCCGAGGATATTATCTGTGACGGTTGTGTTCAGGGTAAACGGCGGGCAAAGTTCTGTTATGAGTGTCCAACAAGGAACTGCGGTGTGACACGGCAAGTGAAGAACTGTGGCTGGTGTGATGATTATCCCTGTGAGACCCTGAAAGGGCACTGGGAGCGGTTTAAGATTCCTGAACAAGAAAAGGTTTTAGATGAGGAGCACCGCCAAAAGCAGGCAACGAAGGGTAAAGGGGGATGA
- the alaS gene encoding alanine--tRNA ligase codes for MNHRELRRTFLEFYAQREHKIVPSSSLIPRDDPTLLFTSAGMVQFKALWAGAVELPYRRACSVQKCLRASDLEKVGKTPRHCTFFEMLGNFSFGDYFKAEAIPWAWEYLTQVVKLDPAKLYVSVFEEDDEAFEVWHKKVGLPEKKIYRLGEKDNFWGPAGGTGACGPCSEIYVDLGPEFGCGKESCGPGCDCDRFSEVYNIVFPQFNQLPDGTREPLKNRGIDTGMGLERLAMVSQGKRTIFETDLFLPLVRATEEILSKDLDPENRPMFYVAVDHARALTFAITDGAIPSNEGRGYVLRNILRRALLFAFRAGVQEPFLYQVCGAVVELMRQFYPELTTKREQVALIVRAEEERFLRTLAAGLERWEETRARCQKDGLIPGEELFKLHDTYGFHIELVAELAEGSGLKLDRDGFERAMQEQKERSRKATFITTGAGGAPLEVGIGGETEFVGYDSDETESELVSFVRQEDGSYELILRRTPFYAEAGGQVGDTGRVVGEGFEFEVMDSYFKHGVRVLRAVLKSGEPKTGVVFAAIDKERRREIERAHTATHLLHAALRRVLGEYVKQEGSLVEPGRLRFDFAAFEPLKPEQINEVERLVYEAVLRDIKVERLVDVPLEEAKRMGALAFFGEQYGERVRVLKIGDFSMELCGGTHLRRTGEVGLLRIVAETGVAAGIRRIEAVVGRQAFERVKRERQTLDQIETHLGVSEEALFKKVVALTEELKRVEARVRQLSTQLARNAAAELVSGAETIAGVQVVQGDFPFFEVEELRIVVDRLRELLMGSYAVLLTGAVSGERLRFVVTVSPDLQNKLPAGKLAKIVGSAMAGGGGGKPDIAEGGGKVDRRDAGEQALKQALTDAHYG; via the coding sequence ATGAATCATCGGGAGTTGCGCCGAACATTTCTTGAGTTCTATGCTCAGCGGGAGCATAAGATTGTCCCCAGTTCTTCTTTGATTCCCAGGGACGACCCAACACTTCTTTTTACCAGCGCCGGGATGGTGCAGTTTAAGGCGCTCTGGGCGGGTGCGGTGGAGTTGCCATATCGTCGGGCGTGCTCGGTTCAGAAGTGTCTAAGGGCATCGGACCTGGAAAAGGTTGGGAAGACGCCAAGGCACTGTACCTTTTTTGAGATGCTGGGCAACTTTTCTTTTGGCGACTATTTTAAGGCAGAAGCGATTCCCTGGGCTTGGGAGTATTTAACGCAGGTGGTGAAACTTGACCCGGCAAAACTTTATGTTTCAGTTTTTGAGGAGGATGATGAGGCGTTTGAGGTGTGGCATAAGAAGGTGGGTTTGCCCGAGAAGAAAATTTACCGGCTGGGTGAGAAGGACAATTTCTGGGGCCCGGCCGGCGGAACTGGTGCCTGCGGTCCCTGTTCGGAGATTTATGTTGACCTGGGTCCGGAGTTTGGTTGCGGCAAGGAAAGTTGTGGACCGGGTTGTGATTGCGACCGGTTTTCAGAGGTTTACAATATCGTGTTTCCCCAGTTTAATCAGTTGCCCGATGGCACCCGGGAGCCGTTGAAGAATCGGGGGATTGACACTGGGATGGGTTTGGAGCGGCTGGCAATGGTCTCCCAGGGCAAGAGGACGATTTTTGAAACCGACCTGTTTTTACCGCTGGTGCGGGCAACCGAGGAGATTCTGAGCAAAGATTTAGACCCAGAAAACCGGCCGATGTTTTATGTTGCGGTGGACCACGCCCGCGCCCTGACTTTTGCGATTACCGATGGCGCAATTCCGTCCAATGAGGGCCGGGGCTATGTGTTGCGGAACATTTTGCGCCGCGCCTTGCTGTTTGCGTTTCGTGCCGGAGTGCAGGAGCCGTTTCTTTATCAGGTGTGTGGTGCGGTGGTTGAGTTGATGCGGCAGTTTTATCCGGAGTTGACCACAAAACGGGAGCAGGTGGCTTTGATTGTCCGCGCCGAAGAGGAACGGTTTTTGCGGACACTGGCGGCGGGTCTGGAGCGGTGGGAAGAGACCCGGGCACGCTGTCAGAAGGATGGACTGATTCCCGGGGAGGAGCTTTTTAAGTTGCACGACACCTACGGGTTTCACATTGAACTGGTGGCGGAACTGGCAGAGGGTTCGGGATTGAAACTGGACCGGGATGGTTTTGAGCGGGCGATGCAGGAGCAGAAGGAACGGAGCCGGAAGGCAACATTTATCACCACCGGGGCAGGTGGCGCACCACTTGAGGTGGGTATTGGCGGTGAGACGGAGTTTGTTGGCTATGATAGCGACGAGACCGAAAGCGAGTTGGTGAGTTTTGTCCGGCAGGAGGATGGAAGTTACGAACTGATTCTACGCCGAACCCCATTTTATGCAGAAGCGGGTGGTCAGGTTGGCGATACCGGTCGGGTTGTGGGTGAGGGTTTTGAGTTTGAGGTGATGGACAGTTACTTTAAGCATGGGGTGCGGGTTTTGCGGGCGGTTTTGAAGTCGGGTGAACCGAAAACCGGGGTGGTGTTTGCGGCGATTGATAAAGAGCGGCGGCGGGAGATTGAGCGGGCGCACACCGCGACCCATCTTTTGCATGCGGCGTTGCGCCGCGTGCTGGGCGAGTATGTTAAGCAGGAGGGTTCGCTCGTGGAGCCGGGCCGGTTGCGCTTTGATTTTGCCGCATTTGAGCCGCTGAAGCCGGAGCAGATTAACGAGGTGGAGCGGCTGGTTTATGAAGCGGTCTTGCGCGACATAAAGGTGGAGCGGCTGGTTGATGTGCCTCTGGAGGAGGCGAAGCGGATGGGTGCGCTGGCGTTTTTTGGCGAGCAGTACGGCGAGCGGGTGCGGGTTTTGAAGATTGGCGATTTTTCTATGGAGTTGTGCGGTGGGACCCATCTGCGACGGACCGGCGAAGTTGGGCTGTTGCGAATTGTTGCTGAAACCGGTGTTGCCGCAGGAATCCGGCGGATTGAAGCGGTTGTGGGCCGGCAGGCGTTTGAGCGGGTGAAGCGGGAACGACAAACCCTGGACCAGATTGAGACGCACCTGGGCGTGAGCGAGGAGGCGCTTTTCAAGAAGGTTGTTGCCCTGACCGAGGAGTTGAAGCGGGTTGAGGCAAGGGTGCGGCAGTTGTCGACACAACTGGCACGCAATGCCGCTGCCGAGCTCGTGTCCGGAGCGGAAACGATTGCCGGAGTTCAGGTTGTGCAGGGCGACTTTCCCTTTTTTGAGGTTGAGGAGTTGCGCATTGTTGTCGACCGTTTGCGGGAGTTGCTGATGGGAAGTTATGCGGTTTTGTTGACCGGCGCGGTGAGTGGCGAACGGTTACGTTTTGTGGTGACGGTGAGCCCGGATTTGCAGAATAAACTGCCGGCGGGCAAGTTGGCAAAAATCGTGGGTAGCGCGATGGCAGGTGGCGGTGGTGGTAAGCCGGACATTGCCGAAGGCGGTGGCAAGGTTGACCGGCGTGATGCGGGCGAGCAGGCTTTAAAACAGGCGTTGACTGATGCCCATTATGGGTAA
- the der gene encoding ribosome biogenesis GTPase Der: MASVAIVGRPNVGKSTLFNRLVGGRVAITLKEPGITRDRLVRTAEWCGRTFSVMDTGGFIPDAEELLEKEIARQVELALNESTVVVLVVDGVAGLLPLDEEIARRLRRQGKQFLLAVNKCDVKRHFDISDFHRLGAAKIFPISAEHGIGVAELLDEIVRLLPPEPPARTTKEIALAILGRPNVGKSTFLNQLLGKERAIVTPQPGTTRDTIEETFQFEGETYRIIDTAGIRRRARIEEPVEFYSVRRALDAIDRCAIALIIIAAQEGPTAQDKRIINLAEKRNKGLVIIANKIDLVPKELEKKTREYITRQLQFVHYAPLVYACALKGKGVLDAIRQAKAVYHSGAMRISAQFLRTTVLEQLKSTPPKPHCRVLSLTQTGIRPPTFRLRLSDPDAADRRYLRYVLNLIRDQFKFTGYPIQLNVTD, encoded by the coding sequence ATGGCAAGCGTTGCAATTGTCGGCCGACCCAATGTCGGTAAATCAACCCTTTTCAACCGCCTGGTAGGTGGCAGAGTTGCCATCACTTTAAAGGAACCGGGCATCACTCGCGACCGTCTGGTACGCACGGCAGAATGGTGCGGCCGGACATTTTCCGTTATGGACACCGGTGGCTTCATACCCGACGCCGAAGAGTTGCTGGAAAAAGAAATCGCCCGCCAGGTGGAACTTGCCCTTAACGAATCAACGGTCGTAGTTCTGGTTGTGGACGGTGTCGCCGGTTTACTGCCCCTTGACGAAGAAATCGCCCGGCGCCTGCGCCGTCAGGGCAAACAGTTCCTCCTTGCCGTCAACAAATGCGATGTCAAGCGCCATTTTGACATTTCCGACTTTCACCGTCTCGGCGCCGCCAAAATCTTTCCCATCTCCGCTGAGCACGGCATCGGTGTTGCCGAACTTTTAGACGAAATCGTCCGGCTTTTGCCTCCAGAACCGCCCGCCCGTACCACAAAAGAAATCGCTCTGGCAATCCTGGGCCGGCCTAATGTTGGTAAATCCACCTTCTTAAACCAGCTCCTGGGCAAAGAACGGGCGATTGTTACCCCACAACCGGGCACCACCCGGGACACAATTGAAGAAACCTTCCAGTTTGAAGGCGAAACCTACCGTATCATTGACACCGCTGGCATTCGGCGCCGCGCCCGCATTGAAGAGCCGGTTGAGTTTTACTCAGTCCGCCGTGCCCTTGACGCCATTGACCGGTGCGCCATCGCTCTGATAATTATCGCCGCCCAGGAAGGACCAACCGCTCAGGACAAACGCATCATCAACCTCGCCGAGAAGAGAAACAAAGGGCTGGTCATCATTGCCAACAAAATTGACCTCGTTCCTAAAGAACTCGAGAAAAAAACCCGGGAATACATCACCCGTCAACTGCAATTTGTCCATTATGCGCCCCTCGTCTATGCCTGCGCCCTGAAAGGCAAAGGTGTCCTTGACGCCATCCGTCAGGCAAAAGCGGTCTACCACTCCGGGGCAATGCGTATCAGCGCCCAGTTCCTGCGCACCACCGTCCTTGAGCAACTCAAATCCACGCCGCCGAAGCCACACTGTCGGGTCTTAAGTTTGACCCAGACCGGTATCAGACCACCAACATTCCGCCTGCGCCTCTCAGACCCGGATGCTGCGGACCGGCGCTACCTGCGCTATGTCCTTAACCTTATCCGTGACCAGTTTAAATTCACCGGCTACCCTATTCAGCTCAATGTCACCGATTAA
- a CDS encoding zinc ribbon domain-containing protein, translating to MAEAPIVKRGNRYFCPECGHLMDRPHRFCPVCNLVFKGEVKDEVRPKQEPLKIPEIEEKYEEVHTQRYLLTGIISILVLGALALLLIFLLRR from the coding sequence ATGGCTGAGGCACCAATTGTCAAAAGAGGGAATCGCTACTTCTGCCCGGAGTGTGGTCATCTTATGGATCGGCCGCATCGCTTTTGTCCGGTCTGCAATCTGGTATTTAAAGGCGAGGTCAAAGACGAAGTCCGCCCCAAACAGGAGCCGCTCAAAATTCCCGAAATCGAAGAAAAGTACGAAGAGGTCCACACTCAGCGCTACCTCTTGACCGGAATCATCAGTATTCTGGTCCTCGGTGCCCTTGCCCTGCTTTTGATATTTCTGCTCCGCCGCTAA
- a CDS encoding prepilin-type N-terminal cleavage/methylation domain-containing protein, whose amino-acid sequence MKNRGFTLIELLVVILIIGILLALIIPNFVLFQERARRSSVKNNMHVIQTALEAYAVDHFGNYPNEDVSWDPYDEAGICLWFPGGDPVGIDGEPKPGNFPVNPYDGKRYNDEDKDEMDLNYEDFFGELEPGMNAQLRGSDEECPYLDAGGTPEYPGGIGIMTYVPEIGNETPQEYGIYGFGRDVAYPMYDLDPMADDPTDEESWIFFVLHN is encoded by the coding sequence ATGAAGAACAGAGGCTTTACACTAATCGAGCTGCTCGTGGTCATCCTGATTATCGGTATCTTGCTCGCTCTAATCATCCCGAACTTCGTTCTGTTCCAGGAGCGTGCCCGTCGTTCTTCGGTGAAGAACAATATGCACGTAATCCAGACCGCTCTCGAGGCTTATGCGGTGGACCACTTCGGCAACTATCCTAACGAGGATGTGAGCTGGGATCCGTACGACGAGGCGGGGATTTGTCTGTGGTTCCCGGGTGGTGACCCAGTGGGCATCGATGGCGAACCCAAGCCCGGTAACTTCCCGGTCAATCCGTACGATGGTAAGCGCTACAACGACGAGGACAAGGACGAGATGGACCTGAACTACGAGGACTTCTTCGGCGAACTGGAGCCGGGTATGAACGCCCAGCTTCGGGGTAGCGACGAGGAGTGTCCGTACCTTGATGCCGGCGGTACACCTGAGTATCCAGGTGGTATCGGCATTATGACCTATGTGCCGGAAATCGGGAACGAGACGCCTCAGGAGTACGGCATCTACGGCTTTGGTCGTGATGTCGCATATCCGATGTACGACCTGGACCCGATGGCGGACGATCCAACCGACGAAGAGTCCTGGATTTTCTTCGTCCTGCACAACTAA
- a CDS encoding ABC transporter ATP-binding protein, whose protein sequence is MSSVVTQPAIETVRLTKFYRTGFRMKRVRALVDLNLQVEKGEIFGFLGPNGAGKTTAIKIIIGLAKPTQGFALVLGKPPRDHRVKKSVGFLPESPYFYEYLTAAEFLELTAQLSGVPRGELKPRVREMLKMVRMEHAAHIQMKGFSRGMLQRIGIAQALIHDPEVVILDEPMGGLDPIGRKEFRDIILSLRDKGKTVFFSTHILADVEMICDRVGIIVGGKMVKVGKLSEILTAEVESIEVTVKGAQGKFRKALERVAQKAIESGEFLMLTVKDDEDVERVMAIAREAGAKVTAIVPRTKTLEDFFMSQVKSLLEEKGNV, encoded by the coding sequence ATGTCATCAGTAGTTACCCAGCCGGCAATTGAGACGGTGCGGCTGACCAAGTTTTACCGCACCGGCTTCAGGATGAAGCGGGTACGAGCGCTGGTTGATTTGAATCTTCAGGTTGAGAAGGGAGAGATATTCGGGTTTTTAGGGCCAAATGGTGCGGGGAAGACAACGGCGATTAAAATCATTATCGGGCTTGCAAAGCCGACCCAGGGATTTGCCTTGGTTCTGGGCAAACCACCAAGAGACCACCGGGTAAAAAAGTCGGTGGGTTTTCTTCCTGAGTCGCCCTATTTTTACGAATATCTGACTGCCGCCGAGTTTCTGGAGTTGACCGCACAACTTTCCGGAGTACCAAGAGGGGAACTAAAGCCGCGGGTCCGGGAGATGTTAAAAATGGTGCGGATGGAGCATGCCGCCCATATCCAGATGAAGGGCTTTTCCCGGGGGATGTTGCAACGAATTGGGATTGCTCAGGCGTTGATTCACGACCCGGAGGTGGTGATTTTAGATGAGCCGATGGGAGGGCTTGACCCAATTGGCAGGAAAGAGTTCCGGGACATCATCCTCAGCCTAAGAGATAAGGGAAAGACGGTTTTCTTTTCGACCCACATTCTCGCGGATGTGGAGATGATATGTGACCGGGTGGGCATTATTGTTGGGGGTAAGATGGTAAAGGTGGGCAAATTGAGCGAAATTCTTACTGCTGAGGTGGAGTCGATTGAAGTTACGGTAAAAGGAGCCCAGGGGAAGTTCCGTAAAGCGCTGGAGCGGGTTGCCCAAAAGGCGATAGAGTCCGGAGAGTTTTTGATGCTCACGGTTAAGGATGATGAGGATGTGGAGCGGGTGATGGCGATTGCCCGGGAGGCCGGGGCAAAGGTTACGGCGATTGTACCTCGTACCAAGACGCTGGAGGATTTCTTTATGAGCCAGGTAAAGTCACTTCTGGAGGAGAAGGGCAATGTTTAA
- a CDS encoding ABC transporter permease codes for MFNRIYGVAVNTFRESMRDRVLVALIVTAIVVMAGAKVVQPVAMGEADKIIKDLGLSAITLFCVLIAVLVGGRIVYREVEKRTIYLILARPVRRLEFILGKYFGLMAVLVLSLLIMTAGFYLILLISRVAPTAYLLWAVLMTAFELALLTAVAIFFSTFVTPIASAVFTFIIYFIGHSTYLLKQLAAMSPAPAIKFLGVVLYYLLPNLSNFNIKGDVVYGVPLNFQALGLSALYGVVYSLTLLLISVIIFNRKDF; via the coding sequence ATGTTTAACCGGATATACGGTGTGGCGGTGAACACATTTCGGGAGTCGATGCGGGACCGGGTTTTAGTGGCTTTGATTGTTACGGCAATTGTGGTGATGGCGGGGGCGAAAGTGGTACAACCGGTGGCGATGGGTGAGGCGGATAAAATTATCAAAGACCTGGGGTTATCGGCGATTACACTGTTCTGTGTTTTGATTGCGGTTCTGGTTGGTGGGAGAATAGTTTATCGCGAGGTGGAGAAGAGAACGATTTATTTAATTCTGGCGCGGCCAGTACGAAGATTAGAGTTCATCCTTGGCAAATATTTTGGCTTAATGGCGGTTTTGGTTTTGAGTTTGTTGATAATGACCGCTGGGTTTTATCTCATCCTTTTGATTTCCCGGGTGGCGCCAACGGCTTATTTGCTGTGGGCAGTTCTGATGACGGCGTTCGAACTGGCGCTGCTAACCGCGGTTGCGATTTTCTTTTCAACTTTTGTAACCCCGATTGCCAGTGCGGTATTTACTTTCATTATATACTTTATTGGACACAGCACCTATTTACTTAAACAGCTGGCAGCGATGAGTCCGGCTCCGGCGATAAAGTTTCTCGGCGTTGTTCTTTACTACCTACTACCCAACTTAAGTAATTTCAATATCAAGGGTGATGTTGTTTATGGTGTACCTCTTAATTTTCAGGCGTTAGGGCTTTCCGCGCTGTACGGAGTTGTTTACAGTCTAACGCTTCTTTTGATATCGGTGATAATTTTTAACCGCAAGGATTTTTAA